A genomic window from Flavobacterium hankyongi includes:
- a CDS encoding ATP-binding cassette domain-containing protein, with amino-acid sequence MNLFEKQYQEVIELIGFEDYNQATKRIIDFTLDTENIDFYKKTNDFLNWHDTNNDSVEVKKRLTELASSLHNFLLKKEIKPHQTIISIEKLGKKYSTSFTLGPINLDIKSGEIIGLVGENGNGKTTLLRSICGELHPSSGGIKYNFQYDDLFDLRTKLVYIPQRTETWRGSMYENLEFAASCYGYLPEENNLVVDLIITRLGLRKFKNYNWNGLSSGYKMRFELARMLLRKPKVLLIDEPLANLDILAQQTILDDFRNIANSAFRPIAIVLSSQQLYEVEKTSNQVVFLKQGSQRNLKSEESQEHHFIIEFETNESLSVVNEKLAKLNLISLEQNGGTLIASFPLDVTINDFMKIVINENIHINYLRNITHSTRRFFIK; translated from the coding sequence ATGAACTTATTTGAAAAGCAATATCAAGAAGTTATTGAACTTATTGGTTTTGAAGATTATAATCAAGCAACCAAAAGAATTATCGATTTTACTCTAGACACAGAAAACATAGATTTTTATAAAAAAACTAATGATTTCTTAAACTGGCATGATACTAATAATGATTCAGTTGAAGTAAAAAAGAGACTAACTGAATTAGCTTCTAGCCTACACAACTTTCTTCTTAAAAAAGAAATAAAACCTCATCAAACGATTATTTCAATTGAAAAACTTGGAAAAAAATATAGTACAAGTTTTACGCTAGGCCCAATCAATTTAGATATTAAATCGGGTGAAATTATTGGTTTAGTGGGTGAAAACGGGAATGGTAAAACAACATTATTAAGAAGTATTTGTGGTGAACTACATCCATCTTCAGGAGGCATTAAATACAATTTCCAATATGATGATTTATTTGATTTAAGAACAAAACTAGTTTACATTCCTCAAAGAACAGAAACTTGGCGAGGTTCTATGTATGAAAATCTAGAATTTGCAGCCAGTTGTTATGGCTATTTACCCGAAGAAAACAACTTAGTGGTCGATTTGATTATAACACGATTAGGACTTAGAAAATTTAAAAATTACAACTGGAACGGATTATCTTCTGGATATAAAATGCGGTTTGAATTAGCTAGAATGCTATTAAGAAAACCTAAAGTATTGCTTATTGATGAGCCTTTGGCGAACTTAGATATTCTGGCGCAACAAACCATTTTAGATGATTTCAGAAACATAGCTAATTCGGCATTTAGACCTATTGCCATTGTATTAAGTTCACAACAGTTATATGAAGTAGAAAAAACATCTAATCAAGTGGTTTTTCTAAAACAAGGAAGTCAACGAAATCTAAAATCTGAAGAATCACAAGAACATCACTTTATTATTGAATTTGAAACCAATGAATCGTTGAGTGTTGTTAATGAAAAATTGGCTAAACTTAATTTAATTTCATTGGAACAAAACGGTGGAACTTTAATTGCCTCATTCCCTTTAGATGTTACTATAAATGATTTTATGAAAATTGTTATCAATGAAAACATTCATATAAACTACTTAAGAAACATTACTCATTCAACAAGAAGATTCTTCATCAAATAA